tatatttgcaaaaaaaacacCAAAGACATCCATCCAATTACGTAACACTTAGGGTAACTTCCGGCTCCAGTTCTTTGAAAACCGCTTTTGCCAATTCTGACAGAGACCGAGAATGCTCAAGAATATGCGGATGCTCTACGGAGTACTTTTTcatctgtaaataaaattttgacaattaaaacaaaattgatttatcTGAAAACAGACAACTGTGGCTTTGATACACTGAGGTACCGGGGTCCTGATTATTTGAGTTGTTCCCTTTGTTTCTAATCCGCCTTTTACAATCTCAGCATAACTTTAGCGTTGTGATTCTGACCACCACAAAATAGCTGAACTGTACTGTATGTTCACAACACCATGTTTGTATGACTCCCAGCAGACAGCTGTGAAAGTATCACTGCTCCGCTAAAGAACATTTGTGAACAGGTTGGTACTAACTGTGCGGTTTTAGAAATCATTCACTTGTTCAGTTTATATTATATGACTTTACTGTTTTGACTTTTGATCTAACTTACGAAACTTATGCAAATAGCAAACAGTGTTTAAAGCAGAAACATGTCAGTATTGTAGCTCtacaataattttcaaatgatgaacatttacaaaacaaaaattgatgtGCAAATGCAACTATTTACCGTTTTCATGAGTTCGTTTGTCATTTTGTGATCTGTATATTTCCGAGCGGACGTGAAAAGATCGTTAAGGTTGTCTGTTCGTACCACACAACCAAGGGCAAAATCCCAGCATGCCTGTCGGACTTCCGGAACGTCAAACATATAAGCTGCATTTAACAGACCTGAAAATATGAATGAATGCGACTTCTGTAGAGTAAAAACATTTGGAACACTGAAATGTGTTTTCTTACGTAGAGGGGTATTGCTTTGAAAAGTTTAATTTCGTACAAAAATATCTTGTCGGGAAAGTATTTGCTTTTCCAGGTGTTGCTCACAGTAGTGcgtaaagttatttaaaatttatgcaTTATGCATTTCCGTGTTTTTCACTTCGGTCACACTTGCTTAAATGTTTCCTGCATGATTTTCTGTAAAAAGAAATAGCTGTCACTTTTATAAATTTACCGTCAGATAAGTTATATTTTATCAATCAAATTATTATCTTGTTctgatgtttttttgttgttgttgtttttttttttcagacacgcCAAGGTTTATTAATATGATAAGATACAAACGACTAGATATTGATGTCTTTTCGCACTCGTCGACTTCAAATATTTGCTGCACATCTGCATTTATCAAAATAAGTGTGCGTAACGTCAACTTTGAGTGGCACATTTGTCAACTACATTTCCAACggaatacaaaaatatgttatttatctAAATTATTAAATGCTGACATTAAGCTATGACAGAAAACACCAAATCTACATAAAGGCATTTAAACCGCTACCAGTGCAACACTTTGTGTATGAAAAAAGTGTGGGGtgatcaacaagagctgtcagagggtTGTTTCGGTTCTTGATGGTGAACTAGTACgatatctgaggaaactagacttctttaagtttgaagcaaagcCATTAAGTAATTACAGGGGAGATAATGTGAAAGTTCATCAAATTGATCATGATTGGTTTATCACGTAGGATAGACAGTCTCAGCGTTCATAATAATGACAGGATAAATaatgtttgaaagaaaacaaacatagagTGTACtcttaaatttgttttagatGTCATATAGCATGATTCTGGTTGTATTATACGAAGTATGTTTAGAGCTGTCTTATTTTCCCCGGCGTCGGCGTACGTGAATTTTTTCAAAAGGTAAAAGATCGGCCCTTTCCGTGTTTTCAGAAAGATGTGACAAAAGTTTCCCGATAAAAACTGGAAAACTCAAGGCCAATAAAATATGTCAAGCATAAACATTAATTGAAGCCTAGAGATTACCTTTCGCTGGTACATAGAAACTTTATCAAACTTGAGCATTTGTCTGGACGTTATGGTTAGTCATAAAACAGTTGACAATTAGAATATGGAAAGTATATTAGTCTGTGCATGCAAGTTTCATTTCTAAATTGGTATTATTTATTGATAAACCCTCAGGAAAAACAACATGAATGGTACAGAAGGTTTGATAGAAACAGCAAGTGgccatttatttatatcattttacttCCTGTAAAGAACAAAGAAATGATTCTGCAAAATTATGCTAATTAATTATGCTAGGATTTCTCATTCATTACGCCAGTTTTAGCTCGTTATTTTAACAGAATTCTGCATAAGATTATATGTCGTGGACAGTTGTATGACatatatgtattattatataacCGGAGTATGTCATTCGGCACGGGTTCTTAATCAAGGACACACCTGCTGAAATTCGGTCATCGCATAAAGTAAGTATGTTTTACCAGTGCTTATTAAAACCCTAACTTGTCTTTTTGAACACTGTAGATAACGTAATTTTTGGTCTGTTAGCATAAACAGTGCATGTGTCTGAATAGTTCCTTTTGTACTTTCATGTACTGAATTTTAGATACAAACACTCTCAATTAAATGTCTATCGTtaatgtgtaaaaataattacattaattctttaaaaaaaaaccaagacAAGAAAAACGCGTATGTCGGTACAGATCAAAAATACTTTTACGTTTTTGGTGATTCGCACAGATAAACCAAAGTACAGTTTGATCTAGTAGGCAGTGACTACAAAGAATTATTGTGTATTACTGTTCTAGCTGTAGGTTCGAACCCCGGGCGAGATTTAAGTTGTCCAACTGACTAAAGACGGTTTGTCTGAGGTCATTTGTCATtttcttgtggagaacaggttaacAGTGGTACTATGGTCCCTGGAATTATCACCAAGGCAGACCTCTAACGTAAATACTGTAACTGATATGCTGTTGATGATAAACCAGCAAAACTATCTAGATTACTAGTACAGTGATGGGACACTGTCCTGTTATCGTTAAATCTGTAATCTGATATAATTTTAGTTTAATTATGGACCTATTTCGGTCAACAGTTTATAAATACAGCTCGACATGTTCTGAATCACCTGATCCTGTAGCCTAACTCCAACACAAGTGTTACTTCCCCTATCGGTACATGATTGTgcgacaatattcctgcgcgtaGGTTGACCTTTAGCATACAAGGTATTCcaatttcattttatatgaaaatatacatGTCTATATGAAGCAGGCATCAGCATCAAGTGATCATTTTCGGCTTACTTTGGCCGACGCTGAAGACATGTTTGACTGCATAACGAGACTCGGTGTGATAAGTTATCCATATAATGCAGCAGTTGAAGGCGTATATTTCAGTACTTACCAATTACTGTTCCGGAGTCTATGGTTAAAGTCCCACAGTGAATGTAATTAATGAATCTTTGAAAAGATTCGTGATCGAAAGCCTTCATTGGAATAATCAGCAGCTTCTTTTTTAGGTCAGATTGTTTGTCATTTTCACGTCTACTGGTATGAACACAGCttagtttatttagtttgtttattgttttcctTAGTTTAGACCTTTTAGCACAAACAGCAAcctttttgtttttctcaaaCGAAGAAATGAGTTGGCCAAGTaatctgaaaacaaacaaaaaaatggcatATATACCGCGAATATAGAatcaaaatacaaatacaaaatcttttaaagttttactttGGTTTTGAGGGAAAGTGTTTCTGAAATGCCATTTTTTGCAAAAGATACTTTTGTTTTCCGTGATATTTTAGGGTATGCAAAGATCAGATAAATTCCTTAATAAAGTTCTCTATCTAATTTTAGAAATATGTTCTCTGTCTATTTCCAATCTAATTTCTACCTAATTTCTATATGTTTTCTCTatctaatttttgaaatatttcctttatctaacttttaaaatgtcaatatataGGATATTTACCACTTCCTATGCTAGCAACTAATATTAtcttatattttatgtattatcttTATTACTTCTTGGTATTACAGTTATCAATGTCAACGACCTTAAAACGGATTGTTCGTTGCAACCGTTAAGATAAAATTCCTAATACAATATAGATTGCTACATTGTATTATGttaaatgttatgttttgaacagaaaatgtacggcatatttcaaatattttactgaTAATACATTCCTCACGTCAGTAATAGGCTTATTTGTTAAATAGTTCTAAATGTGAATATATTTTTAactattacctccccttatttttttggttaaattgcAGGCCTACGGCGGAACAAATCTTACAGTCATGTTCTGGAAGTTTTGTCCatacttttactttttaaagaGCGCATATAAAAGTACATTGAGCTTAAGACTATACAATGTCTATATTTAAGGATAGAGTAATGATAAATTGTCAAACAGCCAAACTCGCTGATAAAAGGCATAATTTTCAATGTAATAGGAAGATAACCGTTTTAGAGATGACGTCATGACCATAGCTGGTCTTTTGCGTATtgagaaagaaaataaaatgaaacgaaAGTAGATATTTAAAATTGGCTCAACTTTGAAACATCATAATTAGCCGATAAACCTAAGCTAATATTGGCAACAACCAAGTAATGCAATACCCAGAAGAATTTTTGTTATGACTATTCTAATGAAATGTTGAACACTGTTTCAGTATTTTAAGCAAAGATTTACTAGATTTAGAGTACTCTACTAATTTAATAAAAGTAGttacatgttatataaaatgCTTTATTCTGCTATATGAAAACTAGAACTCTAGTATTTTTATTGTCAAAATCACCTGTTTCTTGTCGATATCAGCGTTCGAACTCCATCCACGGGTTTTTGTTCCTCGCCCGCTAAAAACGTGACGTCATTAATATCCTTAAGGGTCGTCATACTTCTGATGTCATCATATAGGCCTTGGCGATTTTGAAGCACCATAACATAGGCCTCTTCTTCTGGGTTGGTGGATACTGAAACCAAGATAATCATTTGTCAGTAGTTATTATGTGTGACTTCCGGTGCCAGAAAACTTAAATGCGCCGGCAAGTCTGCCATACTAGACACTTGGGAATTATCAGGAAGACTGTTTAGCTTGAAACATCCTAAGGATGAATGAATGGATTGATATTATACACACATGTGTTAATTTACGCTTTAGTGTAATGGTTTCGTCAACAATGATGACACTATTtattgtataatatataaaaaaaaaaatagcattttcattGGACAATTAAGCCCCCTGTATTTTTCAGCTGGTCATAAGACGTAATGGAGATTTCGAAAATGCACAATAAAAATATACGCAAGaaacgcaacaaaatatttataaattttcctAATATGTCTTTACACTTATTGCACGCCATGTTCTATGTAATAGTAATGTATCGTATTCCCTGTTCAGTTAACTGATTATAACTCACCGTGATTactattgtcaaataaaagtactTTCAAACCATGAGTTAAactaattgtcaaataaaagtacaatCTATGACCTGGTCATGAGCTCAAAATTGACATTGCAAATTCAATTTCGTTTTAATTTAGGACAGATAAGCACTGAATCTGGGACATCTTTCACAAAAGTTAATAAGTTTCCAAAGTTATTTCCAATGTATGTATTTATGCATACACGTGTCATTTATATTATTCCAAAACGTTGTCTTGACAGAACTATCATAACTTTATTCGGTTCAGATTCTAGAccaaattattaaaatgaatCTACCTGAAAAAGTTCTTAGATGTTCTTGAGGTGCAcacttttaatttttcttcaacTGACATGCATGGTTTGTattcaatgaaattttattttcttcaatttatttaaatcttaTGATGTGTAAaaacaatgtatgtacatgtagagataggccctaaaattttcaatgatagaattacattaaataaagtctagaaattaatttcaaagtccttgaaataaccaaaaatgatttcacaaatgtgaagtttatgatagttttgttaatatcaataacag
The genomic region above belongs to Mercenaria mercenaria strain notata chromosome 12, MADL_Memer_1, whole genome shotgun sequence and contains:
- the LOC123534835 gene encoding serine-enriched protein-like, which produces MHSYGSSSSDSDISSNSGSMCFETDGSFQRKRRRRIRQDSITSVSTNPEEEAYVMVLQNRQGLYDDIRSMTTLKDINDVTFLAGEEQKPVDGVRTLISTRNRLLGQLISSFEKNKKVAVCAKRSKLRKTINKLNKLSCVHTSRRENDKQSDLKKKLLIIPMKAFDHESFQRFINYIHCGTLTIDSGTVIGLLNAAYMFDVPEVRQACWDFALGCVVRTDNLNDLFTSARKYTDHKMTNELMKTMKKYSVEHPHILEHSRSLSELAKAVFKELEPEVTLSVT